GTCATTTGATGTCTGGGAAGAAAAGGGTGTGACATCTAAAGTGAATGAAACCCTCTTTGATAAGTGCATAAAAATGTACTTCTGTGTTTACACGTGCTAGTGATTTAGAGGTGAGAGAGATGCTCAGATGTATTCCTTTAATGTTTAGTTCAAAAGAAAGGCGTCAGGAAGCAGGGATCGCTTATTTTTGTCAGTATTGTGAGACAGAATTTGTGTCTGCTTCGTACCATCGGTGCATGGAGGTGTTGAGTCTGGAGTGGACGCCACAGAGCCATATTCCTCTGgaagaaaacacataattttacATTAATCAATTAGTAAACGTACCGTACATTAGAATAAGATTGTcagaaatataaatgtgttgCTGCTTTTCACATGCTGTAACCCATCTCACACTCATCTTACTAGTGTGCCTCTCAAAACACTCAACGTGGGTGTACTAACGTGAAATGATTAATAACAtaaaagccccccccccccaactgtGCTTTATGTGATTTAAGGAGTCACAGACAAGCGTACACTCCTCATACTGTAGTATACTGTAGCTCGGTGACTCATTTCCTTACAGAGCTAAACCATGCAGCAGTAAAGGCCTTCACTACATTAGATAGCCAGCGTGACATTTGCCAATAAATCAAGCAAGGCAGAGCAAAGAACGCAGCATATTCTCTAATGCGCATGTATGAACACATGCAAATAACCTTAAACAACTTTAATGCAATTGTACAGAATATCAGGTGCATATTGtgacaaaaatatgaaataaaacacagataTGAAAGCACAACAGAAGCTTTAAGGGGAATAAATAACTTGCATCATTCCTGCCCTGCAAAGCACAACCACATAAACACCTGCAAATCAATGGGAGGCAACGACAACAGCATCTCCCTCTGCACTGCATCCATCCATTCAGCCATGTGTTTATTAAAGgtaggagagaggaaaggagagtaggcagggaggggagaggaggctGAGCTAACACAGACGATGCTTGCAGCAGTTAGCTAGGAAAGATGCTGAGCTGGAATATAATGATGGTATAGTGAGATAAACACATGCAGACCTTTAACTCAGAATGGAAACAGAAGAACAAAAGCAGACTCACGGCAGTGGGAGAATCCTAAAACCTGGCCCATACTCCATCAAGGCATCGCTGGGCCCATCCAGTCTGGAAGCccccccgcctcctcctctgctgccgGCTCTCACGTCTTGTGgatacactctctctctctctgtttcttggTCGTCTGTTGAgcagcttcctctctctcctgcctCCTGTCACTCAGCAGCCCCGCCCTGCCTGTCTGCCTCCAgcatcctccctcctctctccatcgtTATGACTGCAGCTGTAGTGATGCACGCTACAGCAAAAGGAGGATAGGGAAGCATGTGTCCCTGTGTCTGTCTGAGCCTGCTGTCGTCTCCCATTCATAGCTTATCTGTGGCTCTCTCCCTCGTCATGTGATTTTCATCTCAGGATCTCATAGGGGCAGGCTGAAAGAGAAGGAGTAGCAAGTcattaataatgtaaaacatgAGCATAGAAAACGTACACAGAGATAGGATGCATCTGAAGATGGGCAGGACAGTCCGGTTCATAGCTTACCAGCATGTAAGGTTCATCAGATTTACTGTGTTTTTAGAAATATATATCATATtccaatatatacaaataagtTTAATTATACAAACAAACTCCAGCTAAATTAATCATAAAAGCTGGAGTATAAATAATGTACAGACTCAACTACAGTAAAATCTTTATCACAAGTGGAAGGGAGGCCTGTGCAATAGTGAACAGTGGGTGGCAGCAGTGTGTAGCTGtaactgatgctgctgctgctaaaaaCTGGTTAGAGTTGCAAATGAAGGAGTAGCAGgaaaatgtgcatgtgtggcCTCTTTGccatcatttcattttaaataatgcaTTAAATAACAAATACAGCACAATATGTTTAAAGTGAGACAATGTAccttttgaaagaagaaataaatacaaattaatagtTGAATTCATAATTaatgatatatgtatatatatatgttttatatatgatGCTTTTTATATTGCTCTGTAACTGACAATACTGAGTAACTTTACTGACAAAATcatagaccgtatataagaagtgtaCGTAGTcattgtgacgtcacccattggtttgtggacttccgttctgaagcctcaagtttgacattttggccgttgacatcttgtttttttgcaaccagaagtgacatgagagggagGAGGGTTAGTggaggagctaagtacaaccaaacgctgaataagacatttttaggtaaccaataaggttataattaactttcatgaactgaaaacacactgtgaaagggttaaagttggaagacaaaaacacggacaacttccagaccggacagcatcgtggtagcgacctgtcaatcactaggTAGCCACActctaaagcataccctgctctatttgactctaaatggaaccataatttactaaatgaacatcatgctgtattgaagaagacttgaaactagcgattgagaccataaactcatgtttacaatgtttactgaggtaataaatcaagtgagaagtaggctcattttctcatagacttctatataatcagacttctttttgcaaccagaggagtcgccccctgctggctattagaaagaatgcaagtttaaggtacttccacattggcttcacttttcagacctggaggctGCCCACTggacaaaataattaaaaaaaaaggttaactAAGTGGGTTCATGGGAAACATGGTCTGAATTTTGAGAAGACTTCCTTCCCAATGCAAGTGATGTAGTGAAATAGACACATATCAATCAGCTAGATCACTGTTGACATATCACATTTAATTTAACAATCCTATACCCATGTTCAAAAGTGCTGTGCAATATGATTATTGAAGGAAGACCGTCACTGGGCAATCTACTTCCTGCGTCATCCCATTTTCTGTGTGCATCCTCAGTCTTATTAAAGGTAAACAAACACGAGCCAGCTGAAACACTGCCAACATCAGATGATTACTTAAAGCTGGATAAGAACAAATCATCACATATAGTCCCTAACACTAGTAAACCTCAAGTGTTCCTACATGTAAACCAGGTCAAGAGCTCCAAATACACATCAGCTAATGAGATTAAGACACATAGTTGTCATGTAGTGACAACATGGAATCAGGAAGTCACATGACAGGGTCGGGATCAAGCAGGTGTCAACATATAACACAAATTTAGAAGGATTGTCATTTAACCTGGAGAATTAACTAAAATGCAACTTTTCATTCTgtctttattctattttattccattttagcatgtttttatcttctattttatttattttttaatcatatttaaatgtgtattttaaatATTGCCTTGTGTTTCTTAGTTTTGAAACTACAACATCTTTGATCTACCCCAGATATTATAAGTTTTATGATAGCGGAAAACCTAAACTATGTCCAAAGATATAAAATAGATGGTTAAACCCACTAATCTCGCTTTTGTGTGAAATTTAGgtgttcaaattaaaaaaaatttgttcTGAACAATTTCAGGACTTCTCGTCCAGTTTTGGCTTAAAAGTTGCATTTTAAAGCACTGGTCAAACTGGGCCATGAAGACCATGTTatatgattgaaagctccagaacagctattAAACAGACAACTGTTTTGACAACTGCTCTTTCCAGGGTTAAAAGATGAAGTTTGAAACTAAATTCTTAGTGCATATTTTAACTCAATATACCTTAGTATTACTAAGTAGTACCTTAGTTCTGCCATAATGACAAAGTCCCAAACCTCTGtaataaaaacacttatttGGATTCCTAAGTTCTTGTATCAGATATAAAATCCCCATACAGACATGCAACCTATTATGGGatccctctgtgttgttgtaaaATGTCATGCTCATAATCCATGCATGTGTGCAGCCACAGGTCACCTGGGCTTGCCTTGAAGGCCAGGTGATAATCCAGCAGTGGTACACAGACGGAGGGAGGGACAGAGGCAGTAGGTGGGGGCAGAGAAGAGGGATAAATCAACAGAAATAGATAGGCCAATAGAAGAGCAGGGCTGGTACAGGACGgggaaagaagagaaggagggaacagaaagaagaagacaCCTAATGGTCctgttaaataaaaaaggacAGAAGAAGGATTCTCAGACTCTACCCGCAGGCTACGGGATGGTTTTCACGTGTTTCATTTGACAGGATTATTCTTATTTCAAGTCTTTCTTTGTTTACCTGCTTGGGGTTGTCACAGCTTAACTGCTGCGCTGGACCTGCTGCGGAAAACCCAGGGTCGGAGGAGGGGCAACAGGAGGAGACGGGCTGCTGCCGGGTCGAGCAGGAAGCTTGAGCACAAGCTCCGCGGAGTGATGAAGACGGCCAGGCGGGCCAGCAACGTGGAGGTGCCCTCCTTCCTCCGCCAGCTGGTCAAAGAGACGGAGAGGATGGTCACCTTCTTCTTCAAAGGGGGGCCCAGGGAGACGGACTCCGAGGAGGACAGTTTCGACGAGGACGACTCCATGCCGAGCCCATACCTGGACCGTCCCATCTTGGAGAAGCACGTATCAGAGGGGAGTTCTCGGTTGGGGGTGAACTACGCTGTGGCGAGCATGCAGGGCTGGAGGGCTCAGATGGAGGACGCCCATACCTGCATGCCCGAGCTCAGGGGAGAGCTGAAGGAGTGGGGATACTTTGCTGTTTTTGATGGACATGCAGGCTCCACAGTGGCACAGTACTGCTCCAGAAACCTGCTGGAGCGCATCATGGCAACAGGTAGAGAACAATTAGTGATGAATAGGATGGATCTAATTATTCAGTATGgttcaatatatacagtatatagatattaatttaaactgaaaacatactgAATTTGCATTTCCAATAAATATGTTGAGTTGCAAAGACGACTTCTATGTATTACACTCAATAAATGAAGTACTATACCTGAATAACTAAAACATTTGCACAAACAAATCCGTCTTTTAAGTatagaaaaatactttttttagaGTAGCAAATAACAGGGTTTTCACAAAGTCCAGGAAAGTAGCAAATGTCCCCTTGGAAACTGAACATGCCACAGCGTAAATACAGTACTGAAAGTTGATAAAAACCACAGAGGTGGGATAATGTGCtccaattttcaaaataagaacTCTGGATattgtggtgtttttttctttacagcACTGAGAAAAGTAATTAAGGAGGTTCAGGgatcaaaacaaaacagagctaCTGTATGCCTTGCATGCAGATGTCAAGTTTTATACTTTTATAGCTGTGAACTGATTGGTTAGCCATATGAGAGAAAATGAACGTTTACATGAAAGGCTGTATTCTTGTTACTGCTACTTATGATGGCCGGGACACTCTTGAAAAAAAGGCTTTCTTGGTTAAATAAAAAGCTTCTCGCTCAAAATTGCTTTCAACACTTAACAATCAGCCCCGTTGGGTGGGCCATGTTTTTGCACAATGACACGGATGTCTTCACTATGCTGATGTGTGGTGTGTTGGCCTCAAGACAAACAACATGGTGTTGCCAGTATGGTGTGAATCTtccttaaaggggacctattatgcttctgtgcttttcccctttcctttagtgtgttatatcgttttttgtgcatgtaaaagctCTGCAAACGTTTTcctccgtaacgtggtgatgtcaccaagtaacatatttgcataatacctgcctagcggctagtttggcatgccctcaaaaaaagctagttagagtggagctggagcggagtccaaagagtctggttcagctgaccaatcataacagtggttcagctgaccaatcagagcagactgggcttttggGGAGGGCGGGGTAGAAGCTCAAACagaaggtgaaaagaggtgtgcagcacagctgatatgagaaaagtaaagcagtttttgaacatgaaagcatgtaaacatgttctagtagaaaccccaaatacaagtatgcacctgaaaatgagcataataggtgcTCTTTAAAACCAAATGTTCCCCCTCATCTCCCACAGGTGGGGTCAAAGCAAATGAGGACCCCGAGCAGGTGAAGGAGGGGATCCGTGAGGGCTTCCTGGACATTGATCGCCACATGCACAAACTGACACGCCAGGACAACTGGGAACGCAGTGGCACCACTGCAGCAGCCGTAATGAATTCACCACGATACATTTACTTTATCAACTGCGGGGACTCCCGTACCCTGCTCTGCCGTAACGGCAAGGTGGTCTTCTACACGGAGGACCACAAGCCGTTCAACCCCAGAGAAAAGGAGCGCATCCAGAACGCCGGAGGCTCGGTGACCCTGCAGAGAGTCAACGGCTCACTGGCCGTTTCCAGAGCGCTGGGGGACTTTGATTTCAAGGAGGTGGACTGGAGGCCGGAGACGGAGCAGCTGGTGTCGCCGGAGCCCGAGGTGTACGAGCTGGAGAGGACGCCGGAAGACGAATTCCTGATTCTAGCGTGTGACGGCGTGTGGGATGCCATTGGTAACGAGGAACTGTGTGCCTTTGTGCGCAGCCGTCTGCGGGTGTGCAATGACCTGAGGGAGATTTGCACCCAAGTCATTGACCTCTGTCTCTATAAGGTGAGGCATCAGTATACAGATGAAGTGCATGAAACAATAGGAAGCGAAAATGAATGGCTTTAATGAAAGATTCTGATACTGACAGATACATTTCAACCCTCGTGTGGTTAATGATTgaatgagaaataacttttcagattcaaccagtgggcaacctccgggtctgagaagtgaagtcaatgctgaagtgccttaaacctgcattctttctaatagccagcagggggcgactcctctggttgcaaaaagaagtctgattgtatagaagtctatgagaaaatgagcctacttctcacttgatttattacctcagtaaacattgtaaacatgagtttatggtctcaatcactagtttcaagtcttcttcaatacaacatgatgttcattcagtaaattatggtcccatttagagtcaaatagaccataaagcagggtgtgctttagggcgtggctaccttgtgattgacaggttgctaccacggcgttgtctggtttgggagttgtctgcgttttcgtctcacaactttaaccctttcacagtgtgtttttagttcatgacagttaattgtaacattttggtcgcctaaaaacgtcttattcagtgttcagttgtacttagctccaccctgttgggtcaattctggttgcaaaaaaacaagatgggaatggccaaaatgctgaactcgaggcttcaacacggcagtccacaaaccaatgggtgacgtcacagtggctacatccacttcttatatacagtcatgTGGATTCAACCATTGCACCAGGGAGGAAGAATCACAAACTATAATATTTTGCtaaagtttaataaaaaaaggaagaagataGTGATTTGGTACCTCAGCATAAAGACATCTGAAACAACTTTGTCACAACCATGACTAGGGATAGGTATTGTTGCTGATTTGATACCTGAGTTTCAGTGCCAATAACACAA
The Sebastes fasciatus isolate fSebFas1 chromosome 7, fSebFas1.pri, whole genome shotgun sequence genome window above contains:
- the ppm1na gene encoding protein phosphatase, Mg2+/Mn2+ dependent, 1Na (putative): MKTARRASNVEVPSFLRQLVKETERMVTFFFKGGPRETDSEEDSFDEDDSMPSPYLDRPILEKHVSEGSSRLGVNYAVASMQGWRAQMEDAHTCMPELRGELKEWGYFAVFDGHAGSTVAQYCSRNLLERIMATGGVKANEDPEQVKEGIREGFLDIDRHMHKLTRQDNWERSGTTAAAVMNSPRYIYFINCGDSRTLLCRNGKVVFYTEDHKPFNPREKERIQNAGGSVTLQRVNGSLAVSRALGDFDFKEVDWRPETEQLVSPEPEVYELERTPEDEFLILACDGVWDAIGNEELCAFVRSRLRVCNDLREICTQVIDLCLYKGSLDNMSIIIVCFSGAPQVSQEALQQEAELEKHIDTKVEEIIQMMRSKDEDPDLLHVIKFLAAEEMPGLPPGGGITSKRDCIISSYQKHIMALRSQEAMDIEGSEEDSN